The segment TTTGTTACACGTTTCACATGTAAACGATTTCTCTTTTTTGACTAATGtattctctttcgtatgcgttaATGCATGACCTTTCAAACCCCAAAGAGTAGAAAACGCTCTACTGCAAATATCACAAGCATATCGTTTTTCATCTGAATGGCTCTGTAAATGGgtttttaaatattggtttcCAGAAAATCCACCATTACATGTGTCACGGACATGcggtttttcttttatatgtgaTTTTAAATTAGCTTGCtgggaaaatgttttattacgcAAACCACATTCAAACCATTCTTCTTTCGTATGCACCTGTTCATGCACTTTTAAAGCCTTCTGCccattgaaagtttttttacaaatatcgcAAGCATATGGCTTCTCGTTTGTATGCGTCCGTAGATGTCTTTTGAGagtataattataagaaaatgatttataacaAATGTCACATGTATATGGTTTATTTTGCATATGTATTAGTAAGTGCATATTCAACGCTGAACTCCGAGTaaatgatttattacaaattttacatgcatacggtttctctcccgtatgaGTTCGTAAATGTACCTTTAAAGTGGAGCTGTGAGCAAATGCTTCATTACATATGTCACATAGGAATGGTTTCTCTTCCGTATGTATTcgtaaatgtatctttaaattatATCGCTGAGAAAAAGCTCTATTGCAAACGTCGCAGACATACGGCTTCTGTTCTGTATGagtaaataaatgtctttttaaacgCCACTTCTGAAAAAACTGTTTGTTACACATTTCACATGTAAACGGTTGCTCTTTTGTAtgagtaaataaatgtaattttaaattcgtCTTCTGAGAAAATTGTTTATTACACATTTCACATGTAATCAGTTTCTCTTTCATATGCATTAATAGAGGACTTTTCAAACCCCACTCAGTAGAAAACGTTTTACTGCTAATGTCACACGCATTTCGTTTCTCATCTGAATGGCTCTGCaagtgtgtttttaaatattgttttcgagAAAATCCTTTATTACACGTGCCACAGATATGCGGTTTTTCTTTTGCATgtgttaataaattcatttttaaagttgtactctgaataatgttttattacaaatgttacatGCATACGGCTTTTCTTTTGTATGTATTAATATATGTGGTTTTAAATTCACTTGCtgggaaaatgttttattataaaaaccacATTCAAACGGTCGCTCTTTCGTATGCACTTTTAAAACCGCTCACGCAGAtaaagttttattacaaatattgcaAGCATATGGCTTTTCTTTTGTATGGTTCCgtaaatgtgtctttaaatttagcaaataaGAATAGGTTTTATTGCATATGACACATTTGTACAACTTTTCTTTTGTATGCACTTGTGAATATctctttgaatataaattttcagaaaatacttcATTACACATGTTATGTGTAAACGACAGCTCTTTCGTATTCCTCCATAAGTGTGCTTTCAAATTTTGGTGGCCAGAAAATGTTTGACAACAGACATCGCATGCATAAGGTTTTTCTTGCAGATGGATGTTCAGATGCTTTTTGAAATACGATTTTTCAAAAGTGCAAATTGTTTCTCTTTTGTTGAGCACTGGAATCACTGGCATATGGCTTATCCATTGTGTAAGTAATAAGAAAATGgcgttttaaaaaacaatttattctgaaaaactgCATTTCGTTAATAACGAAACGAAAACTTCCCTTTAATGTCAGtttgtaaaaggaaatttaaaagttCGTGCAGTCTAAGTTGCTTGCTCCGTATATTACACACACGAAGTTTCTTCTTTGAATGAACCAAAAGTTGAGTCTTTAAATTTGTTTGTGGACATTATGTTTTACAATGAGGGAGCATAAAACTTCTCTCCTGtgtaaacacataaaaatatccACAATCgtgtattaatatataatacaaattatatctGAAACAAAGCTTTTTAACACacataaatgaaaagtaattctTTTCCATTTCATGGTGTTAGAATGAACGAAGATACTCCGTATGTTGGAGACTGAATCTCATGATATTGGAACGCTCTCGCCTCTTCGTTATCACTTTGCACTGGACAGATGCGGTCGTTCTCACTCCTAGGCAACACTTCGAATCTACACCATTCCGTTGTTTTAAAAcctaaataaaagaaagtaattattgtaaatttacaATCCGAGCAACtaaaaaataggtaaaaaattaaatgatatatacaGCTCTTAGAAATAATTCTCACGCTAGAATATTTGTAAAGAATGCCACCAAAATGCAGGTTTTCTTCTCTGCAATAACACAACTTAGAATTtctagaaaacattttaatggaaatacagaaaagttttatttgattgGAAAAATGTTTAAGTAATAGCATTCTTCTTTTCCTTCCCCTATTTGTCACATTCCGATTTATACAAAAATCTATAGATAGACTTAAATTACcagttaatttcaaaaaaaaaaaaaaaaaaaaaaaatccaaagaattTGTGGAATTTTTATAGATAGACTTTATTTTTATAGACGAATAAAATTGGTTAATTATTaggaataagaaataataataattatttattttataaatcgtGGTAATAtagaaaaatcaagaattttttggcagtattaaagaaaatgtatacCACTAGGTGGCGTTATagattttaaagctatttaaagCGAGATAAAAGACGAGAACCAAGTAGtagaaaattaaagttatttattgttatcccttttaatcttaaattaatatgTACAGGAGCATGAGGTTTGTGACCAGTCAGAAAAGTACCTACGCAGTTCACAgcatagaatatttcttttactatgACTATTTCAATATAAAGTGAATATCGTTTGTAGTGATGACTTAAGATTAGAAATTCAGTAAaactcgtaaaatttcagaaatgaattaaaCAACAGTTGATAAATTTTCGTAATACCTACAGTCTCCAGCTGGTTTTTT is part of the Argiope bruennichi chromosome 10, qqArgBrue1.1, whole genome shotgun sequence genome and harbors:
- the LOC129988720 gene encoding zinc finger protein 271-like, which codes for MNLLTHAKEKPHICGTCNKGFSRKQYLKTHLQSHSDEKRNACDISSKTFSTEWGLKSPLLMHMKEKLITCEMCNKQFSQKTNLKLHLFTHTKEQPFTCEMCNKQFFQKWRLKRHLFTHTEQKPYVCDVCNRAFSQRYNLKIHLRIHTEEKPFLCDICNEAFAHSSTLKVHLRTHTGEKPYACKICNKSFTRSSALNMHLLIHMQNKPYTCDICYKSFSYNYTLKRHLRTHTNEKPYACDICKKTFNGQKALKVHEQVHTKEEWFECGLRNKTFSQQANLKSHIKEKPHVRDTCNGGFSGNQYLKTHLQSHSDEKRYACDICSRAFSTLWGLKGHALTHTKENTLVKKEKSFTCETCNKQFSQKGHLKVHLFTHTKEKPYACDICSRAFSQQHNLKTHLRTHTKEKPYVCEICNEAFAHGSILKAHLRIHTGEKPYACDICNKSFTHNSSLKKHLRTHKKTEIAGM